A segment of the Gemmatimonadaceae bacterium genome:
CCGAGATCTCAAGCACGATCGCCAGGTGGCCATCAAGGTCCTGCGGCCGGAGCTCGCCGCGGCACTCGGCCCCGACCGCTTCCCGCGCGAGATTCGCATCGTCGCGCAGCTGTCACACCCGCACGTGCTGCCCTTGCACGACTCCGGCGAGGTGGCGGGTTTCCTCTACTATGTGATGCCGTACGTGGACGGCGAGTCGCTGCGCGCCAAGGTCGAGCGCGAGGGACAGCTGCCCGTGCACGACGCCGTGCGCATCCTCCGGGAGGTCGCCGACGCGCTGGCCTACGCGCACGAGCACGGCGTGATGCATCGCGACATCAAGCCCGACAACGTGATGCTCTCGGGCCGCCACGCGCTGGTGATGGATTTCGGCGTGGCCAAGGCCGTGAGCAAGGCGGCCGGCGACAAGCTCACCACGGTGGGCGTGGCCGTGGGCACGCCGACGTATATGTCCCCGGAGCAAGCGACGGGCGAGGAGCACATCGACCATCGCTCCGACATCTACTCGCTCGGCGTGCTGGGCTACGAGCTGCTCGCTGGCGAACCGCCTTTCCAGGGCAAGTCCGCGCAGGTCATCCTCTCGGCGCACGTGCTGGAGAAGCCGAAGTCCGTCTCGGAGATCCGCAAGGCCGTGTCGCCGGTGTTGGCCGATTTGATTGCGCGCTGCATGGAGAAGAATCCGGCAGACCGGCCACAGACCGCCGAGGAAGTGCTGCTGGAGCTGGAGGCGTTGGCGACGCCGAGTGGTGGCGTGACGCCGACGACGACGCGGCCGATGCGCGCGACCAAGGCCAAGGCGCCCGCGGCTGGCACGCGGATGCGGAATGCACTCGTAGGCGTGGCGATCGCGTTGGCGCTCGTGCTTGGCGGCTTTGGGGCCTGGGCCACGCTCGGCAATGCTGCGCCGGGCCCAGAGCGACTGGCCGTGCTCCCGCTCACGGACGTCTCCGGTCAGGACGGCGAGGTCGTGACGGTGCTTGTGAACCAACTCGGCGTGGCGCTCGGGCAGGTCAGCGGCGTCACGGTCGCCCCGCCGTCCGCCGTGAATCCCTACAAGACGGCGCCCAAGCCGCTCGATGAGATGGCGCGCGACTTGAACGTCGGCGCGTTCCTCGAGGGGAATGTGTTTCGCTCGGGCCAGCGGCTGCGGGTGACGCTGCAGCTGACCAATCCGCACTCGATCGGCCAGTTCTGGGCCGGGAGCTATGACATCGATCTCACCGCCGACGTGCTGGAGGCGGTGGACAAGGTCATCCCCGACATCGTGAACGGCATTCGCACGCGTCTACAGACACCGACCACTTAATCCCCCCCTCGATGTCTCGACTTCGTCTTGTAGTCCTGCCCTTCCTCGCGCTCGCCGGCTGTTCGCGTGGCGACGCCAACGGCGTGCCGGAGCAGATGACCGTGCTGCGCACGGAGATGGGATCCGTGCTCACGCCGGCGCTTTCCCCTGATGGCTCCCGACTCGCCTGGTCGCAGCCGGTGGGTGGCCAGGCGCGCATCTTCGTTGGCGCGGCGGACGGCAGCAATCCCGTCATGCTAACGCAGGGGACCTGGGATATTGATCCGTACTGGTCCCCGGACGGCCAGTGGATCGCCTTCTTTGGCGAATCG
Coding sequences within it:
- a CDS encoding protein kinase; its protein translation is MSTPLERLKDAFAGQYEITSEVGSGGMATVYLARDLKHDRQVAIKVLRPELAAALGPDRFPREIRIVAQLSHPHVLPLHDSGEVAGFLYYVMPYVDGESLRAKVEREGQLPVHDAVRILREVADALAYAHEHGVMHRDIKPDNVMLSGRHALVMDFGVAKAVSKAAGDKLTTVGVAVGTPTYMSPEQATGEEHIDHRSDIYSLGVLGYELLAGEPPFQGKSAQVILSAHVLEKPKSVSEIRKAVSPVLADLIARCMEKNPADRPQTAEEVLLELEALATPSGGVTPTTTRPMRATKAKAPAAGTRMRNALVGVAIALALVLGGFGAWATLGNAAPGPERLAVLPLTDVSGQDGEVVTVLVNQLGVALGQVSGVTVAPPSAVNPYKTAPKPLDEMARDLNVGAFLEGNVFRSGQRLRVTLQLTNPHSIGQFWAGSYDIDLTADVLEAVDKVIPDIVNGIRTRLQTPTT